The Hydrogenobacter thermophilus TK-6 genome window below encodes:
- the selD gene encoding selenide, water dikinase SelD encodes MGPADLENLIKGLNLYTDERTLLGVGDDAGVYLYGGKVFIHTVDFITPIVNDPYLWGAISAVNSLSDVYAMGGVPLNALAIVGFNNCDMEVEVLKEVMRGCIDKLREAKTVLLGGHTIDDREPKFGLAVTGVCEDGTYLTQEGAKLGDLIAITKPIGVGILTKAIKEGKITERNIQEAINYMLTLNHKASLLAKSLKATSCTDVTGFGLLGHAYNIAKKSRVMLSINFSQVPVYEESIFFVKQKIHPKGALDNYNFVKDHVINEGLEWWQLLLLSDPNTSGGLLFTFPEEMRPLMDEKLDHLGIQAWIIGRVEEGKGLRLYT; translated from the coding sequence GTGGGTCCGGCGGACCTAGAAAACCTTATAAAGGGACTTAACCTTTACACGGATGAGCGCACCCTTTTGGGTGTAGGTGACGACGCAGGAGTCTATTTATACGGAGGTAAAGTTTTTATACACACAGTGGACTTTATAACTCCTATTGTTAATGACCCTTACCTGTGGGGAGCTATATCCGCAGTAAATTCCCTAAGTGATGTTTACGCAATGGGTGGGGTGCCCCTTAATGCCCTTGCCATCGTAGGTTTTAACAACTGTGATATGGAGGTAGAAGTTTTGAAGGAGGTTATGAGGGGGTGCATTGACAAGCTAAGGGAGGCAAAGACCGTCCTTCTGGGAGGACACACTATAGATGATAGAGAACCCAAGTTTGGGCTTGCAGTAACAGGAGTGTGTGAAGATGGCACTTATCTGACACAGGAGGGTGCAAAGCTAGGCGACCTTATTGCTATCACAAAACCCATAGGTGTTGGCATACTCACCAAGGCTATAAAAGAGGGAAAGATAACCGAAAGGAACATCCAAGAAGCTATAAATTACATGCTCACCCTCAACCATAAGGCATCCTTACTGGCAAAGAGCCTTAAAGCCACATCCTGCACAGATGTGACTGGTTTTGGTCTTTTGGGGCATGCGTACAACATAGCAAAAAAGTCAAGAGTTATGCTTTCTATAAACTTTTCTCAGGTGCCTGTATACGAAGAGTCCATATTTTTCGTAAAGCAAAAGATACATCCTAAGGGAGCCTTAGATAATTACAACTTTGTTAAGGACCATGTAATCAACGAAGGGCTTGAATGGTGGCAGCTTTTGCTTCTGTCAGACCCAAACACATCCGGAGGACTTCTCTTTACCTTCCCAGAGGAGATGCGTCCTCTTATGGATGAGAAGCTTGACCATCTTGGTATCCAAGCGTGGATAATTGGTAGAGTGGAAGAGGGAAAAGGTTTGAGGCTATACACTTAA
- a CDS encoding choice-of-anchor Q domain-containing protein: MLRRRLLPLALAALAYSCGGGSGDSGSTTSPKALKPMQTCDFTVNTTNDTVDANPGDGTCADASNNCSLRAAIMEANALGGTKVICLGTNQTYTLSIDTAAGDDNTAAEDDLDINTNNNNANITIEGNGSTVQRDPSLTCNLDYTEQVGEFRIFHVLSGGSLTLKDLTVRNGCADGLSGGGIYNDTNGTLTITNSTISGNSSVGDGGGISNIGTLDIQNSIISNNSAGRDGGGIFSSGIFTSIFVNIVNSTISNNSADSDGGGIYNYTNSYMTIIGSTISNNSAGFDGGGIVNGGTLTIQNSTIAGNSSVGDGGGIENWTGTVNASFVTIANNTANNQGGGIYNLDTFNIKNSIVANNTVGGSPQNCYIDAGSTFTPSGVNFANDNTCTGFTQVTSAQLNLQPLGNYGGPTQTIALGTGSVAIDAVTDCTDLSSNPVNTDQRGVSRPQGTQCDAGAYEYNGPPPTTYTLSISPTPTNGNVTSSPGGINCGSSGSTCSDNFTSGTNVQLTATPDSGYTFAGWGGDCSSCGTNTTCNITMNANKTCSANFTATSGGGGAETPPNLSNITSPEFGNRDMVDFKNVALLTRKGPAIIRIESQNVIFISGIRINELTGALQQQNFILDLNAGERPCGAQQFNLSGYCTVGIIFEPKSEGKKEAFLEVYYNTPNPVRIYITGTGVSQQSQPQPQPSPQPPGAGGGGSSGGSGSSAGTGGGGGGCSMSSGGSPLNALAWLMLPGAALLRRLRRS; the protein is encoded by the coding sequence ATGCTGAGGCGTAGGCTTTTACCTTTAGCTTTGGCAGCGCTTGCTTACTCGTGCGGTGGAGGCTCAGGAGACTCCGGCTCTACCACAAGCCCAAAGGCTTTAAAGCCCATGCAGACATGCGACTTTACGGTCAACACAACTAATGACACAGTGGATGCAAACCCAGGAGATGGAACCTGCGCGGACGCAAGCAACAACTGCTCCCTGCGTGCTGCCATAATGGAAGCCAACGCACTGGGAGGCACCAAAGTAATATGCCTTGGAACTAACCAGACCTACACTCTAAGCATAGACACTGCGGCAGGAGACGATAACACGGCGGCGGAGGATGACCTGGATATAAACACTAACAATAACAACGCCAACATCACCATAGAAGGCAACGGCTCCACAGTGCAGAGAGACCCAAGCCTTACCTGCAACCTGGACTATACGGAACAGGTGGGCGAGTTTCGCATATTCCATGTGCTAAGCGGTGGCAGTCTCACGCTAAAAGACCTGACGGTGAGGAATGGGTGCGCGGATGGTCTCTCTGGCGGCGGCATATACAACGACACGAACGGCACGCTGACCATCACTAACAGCACCATCTCGGGCAACAGCAGTGTCGGTGATGGCGGCGGCATATCCAACATCGGCACGCTGGACATCCAAAACAGCATCATCTCCAATAACAGCGCCGGCAGAGATGGCGGCGGCATATTCAGCAGCGGGATATTTACATCCATTTTTGTCAACATAGTCAACAGCACAATCTCCAACAATAGCGCTGACAGTGATGGTGGTGGCATATACAACTACACGAATAGCTATATGACCATTATCGGCAGCACCATATCTAACAATAGCGCCGGCTTCGATGGCGGCGGCATAGTCAACGGCGGCACGCTGACTATCCAAAACAGCACCATCGCGGGCAACAGCAGTGTCGGTGATGGCGGCGGTATAGAGAACTGGACTGGTACTGTGAATGCCAGTTTCGTCACCATAGCTAACAATACAGCAAATAATCAAGGCGGTGGAATATATAACCTTGACACCTTCAACATCAAGAACTCCATAGTGGCCAACAACACGGTGGGAGGCAGTCCACAGAACTGCTATATAGATGCTGGGTCAACTTTCACACCCTCTGGAGTGAACTTTGCAAATGACAACACATGCACGGGCTTTACGCAGGTGACATCTGCTCAGCTCAACCTCCAGCCTCTTGGCAACTACGGCGGTCCTACGCAGACTATTGCTCTTGGAACTGGCAGCGTAGCCATTGACGCGGTGACCGATTGCACAGACCTGAGCAGCAACCCGGTAAACACCGACCAAAGAGGTGTGAGCAGACCTCAGGGTACACAGTGCGATGCTGGGGCTTATGAGTATAATGGTCCACCTCCTACCACTTACACCCTCAGCATAAGTCCTACACCCACCAACGGCAACGTCACCAGCAGTCCTGGTGGTATAAACTGCGGAAGCTCTGGCAGCACTTGTAGCGACAACTTCACATCTGGCACAAATGTGCAGCTTACAGCCACACCAGACAGCGGATACACCTTTGCTGGATGGGGCGGAGATTGCTCTTCTTGCGGCACAAACACCACATGCAACATAACTATGAACGCCAACAAGACATGCAGCGCTAACTTTACTGCGACTTCTGGTGGAGGAGGAGCAGAAACACCACCAAACCTTTCCAACATCACATCTCCAGAGTTTGGAAACAGGGATATGGTAGACTTCAAAAACGTGGCTTTACTTACCAGAAAAGGACCTGCCATAATAAGGATAGAAAGCCAGAATGTTATCTTCATAAGCGGCATCAGGATAAACGAGTTGACGGGAGCTTTGCAGCAGCAGAACTTCATACTTGACCTGAACGCAGGAGAAAGACCTTGCGGAGCTCAGCAGTTTAACCTGTCAGGCTACTGCACAGTGGGAATAATCTTTGAGCCAAAGAGCGAAGGTAAGAAGGAAGCCTTCCTTGAGGTGTATTACAACACACCCAACCCAGTGAGAATATACATAACAGGCACGGGAGTATCTCAGCAAAGCCAGCCACAGCCACAGCCATCTCCACAGCCACCTGGTGCAGGTGGTGGAGGCTCATCAGGGGGTAGCGGCTCATCTGCAGGCACAGGCGGTGGAGGAGGTGGATGCTCTATGAGCAGTGGCGGAAGTCCACTTAACGCTCTTGCTTGGCTCATGCTGCCTGGTGCGGCTCTCCTTAGAAGACTGAGAAGGTCATAA
- the moaD gene encoding molybdopterin converting factor subunit 1, translating into MKILYFSIIKEKLKRSEEEIEFKGSVRELRVMLMERYPDIKELLSQVKFAVNEEYVSDDYVLKGNERVAIIPPVSGG; encoded by the coding sequence ATGAAAATCCTATACTTTTCCATAATAAAGGAAAAACTCAAGAGGAGTGAAGAGGAGATAGAGTTTAAAGGTAGTGTAAGAGAGCTTAGAGTCATGCTCATGGAAAGGTATCCGGATATAAAAGAGCTTCTGAGCCAGGTTAAGTTTGCAGTCAACGAAGAGTATGTGAGCGATGATTATGTGCTTAAAGGAAACGAAAGGGTTGCCATTATACCTCCAGTAAGCGGTGGATAA
- a CDS encoding glycosyltransferase family 9 protein, translating to MDKRALVIRFSSLGDVVLASCVIDPLKSMGYNPYLLTFEPYGDVFEDDRRVFVIQTKREELFKENTLKKLRGFDLYLDLHKNLRTVLLRLMLGGDWRVYKKDTLRRRLAVYFESFRKPYSVVNAYLRAIGYEDGKPKIEVSEKRLGFWRERLGDDFLCVGPGARYTKKRYPHFDALVELLVREGYKVVLVGDKRDRALTEGWNCINLCGELSLVDTLAVIKLSRVFVGNDSGLLHMARAVGTKAVQIYGGTHPTFGFSLSKDEGQVLLKGLRCQPCDPHGKGECKWGTYECLNIEPAVVKDKVLRLAFQGGY from the coding sequence GTGGATAAAAGGGCTCTTGTTATTAGATTTTCCTCGTTGGGTGATGTGGTCCTTGCCTCTTGCGTTATAGACCCTCTCAAAAGCATGGGCTATAATCCTTACCTTCTTACCTTTGAACCTTACGGTGATGTCTTTGAGGATGACAGAAGAGTTTTTGTCATACAAACCAAAAGGGAAGAGCTTTTCAAGGAAAACACCCTTAAAAAGTTAAGGGGTTTTGACCTTTACCTTGACCTTCACAAAAACCTAAGGACAGTGCTGCTCAGGCTAATGCTGGGTGGAGACTGGAGAGTTTACAAAAAAGACACCTTAAGAAGAAGGCTGGCAGTTTACTTTGAGTCTTTCAGAAAGCCCTATAGCGTTGTTAATGCCTATCTGAGAGCAATAGGCTATGAGGATGGCAAACCAAAGATAGAGGTGTCTGAAAAAAGGCTGGGTTTTTGGAGAGAGCGCCTGGGAGATGACTTTTTGTGTGTAGGTCCTGGTGCAAGATACACCAAAAAGAGGTATCCTCACTTTGATGCTCTGGTGGAACTTTTGGTGAGGGAAGGTTATAAGGTGGTGCTTGTAGGTGATAAAAGGGACAGAGCTTTGACAGAGGGGTGGAATTGCATAAACCTCTGCGGAGAGCTTTCTCTTGTTGATACTCTTGCGGTTATAAAGCTTTCTCGTGTTTTTGTAGGGAATGACTCTGGACTTTTGCACATGGCAAGAGCGGTAGGCACCAAGGCGGTTCAGATATATGGAGGCACACATCCAACCTTTGGCTTTTCTCTTTCAAAAGATGAAGGACAAGTGCTGCTCAAAGGGCTCAGGTGTCAACCTTGTGATCCTCATGGAAAAGGAGAGTGCAAATGGGGAACTTACGAATGCCTAAATATAGAACCTGCAGTGGTAAAGGACAAAGTGCTTAGGTTAGCCTTTCAAGGAGGTTATTAG
- a CDS encoding TIGR00725 family protein gives MKRVVSVIGSSVATQEEYHTAYRVGLELAKRNILVVCGGREGVMEGVCKGVKEGGGISIGILPSYTGEEANPFVDIKIKTGMNWNRNPIVVASGDMVIAIGGHWGTLSEIAYALILEKYVVGYKTHNIEGVEHVNSVEEIMERVDRFYKGGS, from the coding sequence ATGAAAAGGGTCGTGTCGGTGATAGGTTCCTCGGTGGCTACACAGGAGGAGTATCATACTGCCTACAGGGTGGGTCTGGAGCTGGCAAAGAGAAACATCTTGGTGGTGTGTGGAGGAAGGGAAGGTGTTATGGAGGGTGTTTGTAAGGGAGTAAAGGAAGGTGGAGGTATCAGCATAGGTATATTGCCTTCTTACACAGGAGAGGAGGCGAATCCTTTTGTGGATATAAAGATAAAGACAGGTATGAACTGGAACAGAAATCCCATAGTGGTAGCAAGTGGTGATATGGTTATCGCAATAGGTGGACACTGGGGGACCCTGTCGGAAATAGCTTATGCCCTAATACTGGAAAAGTATGTGGTAGGCTATAAAACCCATAATATTGAAGGTGTTGAACATGTGAATAGTGTAGAGGAGATAATGGAGAGAGTTGATAGATTTTATAAAGGTGGGTCTTGA
- a CDS encoding histone deacetylase family protein has translation MKTGLVYDDIYLRHNWKNHPENMDRLISIVQGLDRNRILKHVERIKPRRAKVEEVAFNHDPTYIQEVHDFCSAGGGYLDPDTYAVAESYEVALYAVGGVLEGIDALLSGELETVFCAIRPPGHHAEYSKAMGFCLFNNVAVGAWYLLNKGFKRVFIIDFDAHHGNGTQKSFYEEDRVFYFSTHEYPFYPGTGSDKERGAGKGLGYTYNVPLNAGAGDEEYESIYGSLLPKLMKEYEPQFVLISAGYDIHKDDPLTYLNVSTQGVRNIVKSILITCSELNVPSLFALEGGYNLKALAECVSATMEIMLEV, from the coding sequence ATGAAAACAGGCTTGGTTTATGATGATATTTATCTAAGACACAATTGGAAAAATCATCCAGAAAACATGGATAGGCTCATAAGCATAGTTCAAGGGCTTGACAGAAATAGAATACTAAAACATGTTGAAAGGATTAAACCAAGGCGGGCAAAGGTGGAAGAGGTGGCTTTCAACCACGACCCCACTTACATACAGGAGGTGCACGACTTTTGCTCGGCGGGTGGTGGCTACTTGGACCCTGATACTTATGCGGTTGCCGAATCATACGAGGTAGCTCTTTACGCAGTAGGTGGAGTTCTTGAAGGTATAGATGCACTCCTTAGTGGTGAGTTGGAGACTGTTTTTTGTGCCATCAGGCCACCTGGGCATCATGCGGAGTATTCCAAAGCTATGGGTTTTTGCCTTTTCAACAATGTGGCTGTGGGTGCTTGGTACCTTTTGAATAAAGGCTTTAAAAGGGTGTTTATCATAGACTTTGATGCCCATCATGGCAATGGCACACAGAAGAGCTTTTACGAAGAGGATAGGGTGTTTTACTTTTCTACACACGAGTATCCTTTTTATCCGGGAACAGGCTCCGACAAAGAGAGGGGAGCAGGAAAAGGCTTGGGATACACCTACAATGTACCGCTAAACGCAGGTGCAGGTGATGAGGAATACGAAAGCATTTACGGAAGTTTGTTACCAAAACTTATGAAAGAATATGAACCCCAATTTGTGCTCATCTCCGCAGGTTATGACATACACAAAGACGATCCCCTCACTTACCTAAATGTTAGCACGCAGGGAGTAAGAAACATAGTAAAAAGCATTCTCATCACCTGCAGCGAGCTAAATGTTCCATCTTTATTTGCCCTTGAAGGTGGGTATAATCTCAAAGCACTGGCTGAATGTGTGAGTGCAACAATGGAAATCATGTTGGAGGTTTGA
- a CDS encoding YgfZ/GcvT domain-containing protein, whose amino-acid sequence MKGIILSRHKIKVYGRQGKILPKGVEEEHTAFLHNLLSNDIKGMKEGSLLYNLWLRQNGTPIEDFFVYKLGNYYLLDTEGDATKITQEFSRLKLSLRVYFEDLTQSLSHAFIFGEGAREFVKERFGVTLEEGNVLELEDILLARNHIRLREEGYDILGSIQKLKELLKGVEMISSEEFEDIRIENLVPRIRKELREGFSPLEAGVLNYAISLTKGCYVGQEAIARVYYRGRTPRVLAKFEARNVREGDKIKEGEKDIGIITSVNSRGDLALGYILRAKANIGEVLPCTAGEVRLLEMVQP is encoded by the coding sequence ATGAAAGGAATAATCCTCAGCAGGCACAAGATAAAGGTGTATGGAAGGCAAGGTAAAATTTTGCCTAAGGGTGTGGAGGAGGAACACACGGCTTTTTTGCACAATCTTTTGAGCAACGACATAAAGGGTATGAAGGAAGGGAGTCTTTTGTACAACCTCTGGCTAAGGCAAAATGGAACACCCATTGAGGACTTTTTTGTTTATAAGCTTGGCAACTATTATCTTCTGGACACAGAAGGCGATGCAACCAAAATAACTCAGGAGTTTAGCAGGCTCAAGCTCTCTCTCAGGGTTTACTTTGAGGACCTCACGCAGAGTCTGAGTCATGCTTTTATTTTTGGTGAAGGGGCAAGGGAATTTGTAAAGGAGCGCTTTGGCGTAACTCTTGAGGAGGGGAATGTTTTGGAGCTGGAGGATATCCTTTTGGCAAGAAATCATATAAGACTGAGAGAAGAAGGATACGACATACTCGGTAGCATTCAAAAGCTAAAAGAGCTTCTTAAAGGAGTTGAAATGATTAGCTCTGAGGAATTTGAGGACATCAGGATTGAGAATTTAGTGCCGCGCATAAGGAAGGAGCTAAGAGAGGGCTTTTCTCCTCTTGAGGCCGGAGTGCTAAACTACGCCATAAGCCTAACCAAGGGCTGTTATGTGGGGCAGGAGGCTATAGCCAGAGTTTATTACAGAGGAAGGACCCCCAGGGTTCTGGCTAAGTTTGAAGCAAGGAATGTCAGAGAAGGCGATAAGATAAAAGAAGGAGAAAAGGACATAGGCATTATAACATCCGTAAATTCTAGGGGAGACTTGGCTCTTGGGTATATACTCAGAGCCAAAGCTAATATAGGAGAAGTCCTCCCCTGCACTGCAGGGGAGGTAAGGCTTCTGGAGATGGTTCAGCCGTAA
- the cfiA gene encoding 2-oxoglutarate carboxylase large subunit encodes MQAVEIMEEIREKFKEFEKGGFRKKILITDLTPRDGQQCKLATRVRTDDLLPLCEAMDKVGFYAVEVWGGATYDVCLRYLKEDPWERLRRIKEVMPNTKLQMLFRGQNIVGYRPKSDKLVYKFVERAIKNGITVFRVFDALNDNRNIKTAVKAIKELGGEAHAEISYTRSPIHTYQKWIEYALEIAEMGADWLSFKDATGIIMPFETYAIIKGIKEATGGKLPVLLHNHDMSGTAIVNHMMAVLAGVDMLDTVLSPLAFGSSHPATESVVAMLEGTPFDTGIDMKKLDELAEIVKQIRKKYKKYETEYAGVNAKVLIHKIPGGMISNMVAQLIEANALDKIEEALEEVPNVERDLGHPPLLTPSSQIVGVQAVLNVISGERYKVITKEVRDYVEGKYGKPPGPISKELAEKILGPGKEPDFSIRAADLADPNDWDKAYEETKAILGREPTDEEVLLYALFPMQAKDFFVAREKGELHPEPVDELVETTEVKAGVVPGAAPVEFEIVYHGEKFKVKVEGVSAHQEPGKPRKYYIRVDGRLEEVQITPHVEAIPKGGPTPTAVQAEEKGIPKATQPGDATAPMPGRVVRVLVKEGDKVKEGQTVAIVEAMKMENEIHAPISGVVEKVFVKPGDNVTPDDALLRIKHIEEEVSYG; translated from the coding sequence ATGCAAGCAGTTGAGATTATGGAAGAGATAAGAGAAAAGTTCAAAGAGTTTGAAAAGGGAGGCTTTAGGAAGAAAATACTCATAACAGACCTTACGCCCAGGGACGGACAGCAGTGCAAACTGGCAACTCGGGTCAGAACAGATGACCTTTTGCCCCTCTGTGAGGCTATGGACAAGGTGGGGTTCTATGCAGTTGAGGTGTGGGGAGGTGCCACCTATGATGTGTGCCTCAGATACCTCAAAGAAGACCCGTGGGAGAGACTGAGGCGCATAAAGGAAGTGATGCCCAACACTAAGCTCCAGATGCTCTTTAGAGGTCAAAACATAGTGGGATACAGACCCAAGTCCGATAAGCTGGTTTATAAGTTTGTGGAGAGAGCAATAAAAAACGGTATAACCGTTTTCAGAGTGTTTGACGCTCTCAATGACAACAGGAACATAAAGACCGCTGTAAAAGCCATAAAGGAGCTGGGTGGTGAGGCACATGCCGAGATAAGCTATACAAGAAGTCCTATACACACCTACCAAAAGTGGATAGAGTACGCTCTTGAAATAGCGGAGATGGGTGCGGACTGGCTGTCTTTTAAGGATGCCACGGGTATAATTATGCCCTTTGAAACTTACGCCATAATAAAGGGTATAAAGGAAGCCACAGGTGGAAAACTTCCGGTGCTACTTCACAACCACGACATGAGCGGAACCGCCATAGTCAATCACATGATGGCTGTGCTGGCTGGTGTGGACATGCTGGATACTGTTCTCTCACCGCTTGCCTTTGGCTCTTCTCACCCTGCGACGGAATCCGTGGTTGCCATGCTTGAAGGAACACCCTTTGATACAGGCATAGACATGAAGAAGTTGGACGAACTTGCTGAGATAGTAAAGCAAATAAGGAAGAAGTACAAAAAGTATGAGACGGAGTATGCTGGTGTAAATGCCAAAGTGCTCATCCACAAGATACCCGGCGGTATGATATCCAACATGGTGGCACAGCTCATAGAGGCAAATGCTTTGGATAAAATAGAGGAAGCTCTCGAAGAGGTACCAAATGTGGAAAGGGACCTGGGGCATCCACCACTTCTGACACCTTCTTCACAGATAGTGGGTGTTCAGGCGGTTCTCAATGTGATATCCGGTGAGCGATACAAGGTTATAACCAAAGAGGTAAGAGACTATGTGGAAGGCAAGTATGGAAAGCCACCCGGTCCCATATCTAAGGAGCTGGCTGAGAAGATCCTCGGTCCTGGAAAGGAACCCGACTTCTCCATAAGAGCTGCAGACCTGGCAGACCCCAACGACTGGGATAAGGCTTATGAAGAGACAAAAGCTATACTTGGAAGAGAGCCTACAGATGAGGAGGTGCTCCTTTATGCTCTCTTCCCCATGCAGGCAAAGGACTTTTTTGTAGCCAGAGAGAAGGGAGAACTTCATCCTGAGCCAGTTGATGAGCTTGTTGAAACAACTGAAGTAAAGGCAGGTGTTGTTCCAGGTGCAGCACCTGTTGAGTTTGAAATCGTCTATCACGGTGAGAAGTTCAAAGTAAAAGTGGAAGGTGTGAGCGCTCATCAGGAGCCCGGAAAGCCCAGAAAGTACTACATAAGGGTGGACGGGAGGCTGGAAGAGGTGCAGATAACGCCCCATGTGGAAGCTATACCAAAAGGAGGACCCACTCCAACGGCAGTACAAGCCGAAGAGAAAGGCATACCTAAAGCTACCCAGCCAGGTGATGCTACTGCTCCTATGCCGGGAAGGGTCGTGAGGGTTTTGGTAAAGGAAGGTGATAAAGTAAAAGAAGGTCAAACGGTAGCCATAGTGGAAGCCATGAAGATGGAGAACGAGATCCACGCTCCCATAAGCGGTGTAGTAGAAAAGGTCTTTGTCAAACCCGGAGATAATGTAACACCTGACGATGCCCTCCTAAGAATAAAACACATAGAGGAAGAGGTCAGTTACGGCTGA